A DNA window from Ctenopharyngodon idella isolate HZGC_01 chromosome 8, HZGC01, whole genome shotgun sequence contains the following coding sequences:
- the wdr13 gene encoding WD repeat-containing protein 13 has translation MAAVWQQVLAVDARYNAYRTPTFPQFRTQYIRRRSQLLRENAKCGFEPGLRRQYLRLRSQLLALRYGPLSEQSSFRASSVRSSRTTLDRMEDFEEDPRAQGARGHRRSVSRGSYQLQAQMNRAVYDERPPGSLVPTSVAEASRAMAGDTTLSENYAFAGMHHIFDQHVDSAVPRLQFANDDKHLLACCSLDGTLSIMTLSPPPPTVKVTLKGHAGPVTDFAWSLSNDIIVSTSKDGTLRIWNTEDGRCIREVVDPEGSELLCCTFQPMNNNLTVVGNSKHHLQVVNISTGKKVKGGSSKLTGRVLSLSFDAPGRILWAGDDRGSIFSFLFDMATGKLTKAKRLVVNEGSSISSISARSWISREARDPSLLVNACVNKLLLYRVVDNEGTLQLKRSFPIQHGSQPLHSIFCPLMSFRQGACVVTGSEDACVYFFDVERNTKAIVNKLQGHSVPVLDVSFNCDESLLASSDATGMVIIWRREQK, from the exons ATGGCTGCTGTTTGGCAGCAGGTGCTGGCAGTGGACGCAAG GTACAATGCTTACCGCACACCTACGTTCCCCCAGTTCCGCACACAGTACATCCGCCGGCGCAGCCAGCTGCTCCGCGAGAATGCCAAGTGTGGCTTTGAGCCGGGGCTGCGCAGGCAGTATCTGCGTCTGCGCAGTCAGTTGCTCGCCCTGCGTTACGGGCCTCtgtcagagcagagcagcttcAGAGCCAGCAGTGTGCGCAGTTCCCGCACCACACTGGATCGCATGGAG GACTTCGAGGAGGATCCCAGGGCTCAGGGTGCCAGAGGCCACCGGAGATCAGTAAGCCGCGGTTCATACCAGCTACAAGCGCAGATGAACAGGGCGGTGTATGATGAAAG GCCTCCAGGTAGCCTGGTGCCCACTTCGGTGGCAGAAGCCAGTCGGGCCATGGCAGGTGACACCACCCTCAGTGAGAACTACGCCTTTGCCGGCATGCATCACATCTTTGACCAGCATGTCGACTCAGCTG TTCCCCGATTGCAGTTTGCCAATGATGATAAACACCTCCTCGCTTGCTGCTCATTGGATGGAACATTGTCAATCATGACACTGTCCCCGCCTCCACCAACTGTAAAGGTGACACTGAAGGGCCATGCTGGGCCTGTGACTGACTTTGCCTGGTCACTTAGCAATGACATCATTGTGTCCACATCAAAAGATGGCACTCTGCGTATCTGGAACACAGAGGATGGCCGCTGCATCCGGGAGGTGGTCGACCCAGAAGGCAGTGAGCTGCTGTGCTGCACTTTTCAGCCCATGAACAACAACCTGACTGTG GTTGGCAACAGCAAACATCACCTGCAGGTGGTGAACATCTCCACTGGGAAGAAAGTGAAAGGAGGCTCCAGTAAACTGACCGGTCGAGTGCTTTCTCTCTCGTTTGATGCACCAGGGAGAATCCTGTGGGCTGGGGATGACAGGGGAAGCATTTTCTCCTTCCTCTTTGACATGGCCACAG GAAAACTGACCAAAGCTAAGAGACTGGTGGTGAATGAGGGCAGCTCTATTTCCAGTATCTCAGCCCGCTCATGGATCAGTCGAGAGGCACGGGATCCGTCGCTGCTCGTCAACGCCTGTGTAAACAAACTACTGCTCTACAG GGTTGTGGATAATGAGGGGACTCTACAGCTGAAGAGGAGTTTCCCCATCCAACATGGATCCCAACCGCTGCACAGCATCTTCTGTCCTCTCATGTCCTTCAGACAGGGAGCCTGTGTTG TCACTGGCAGTGAGGACGCATGTGTCTACTTTTTCGACGTCGAACGCAACACTAAGGCCATCGTTAACAAGCTGCAGGGTCACAGCGTGCCCGTCCTGGACGTGAGCTTCAACTGCGACGAAAGCCTGCTGGCCTCCTCTGACGCCACCGGAATGGTGATCATCTGGAGACGGGAGCAGAAGTAA